A genomic segment from Truepera sp. encodes:
- the typA gene encoding translational GTPase TypA yields the protein MNHRNVAIIAHVDHGKTTLVDGLLRQSHVFRANQHLEERVMDTGDIERERGITILAKNTAVEWQGEKINIVDTPGHADFGGEVERALTMVDSVLLLVDAAEGPMPQTRFVLRKALARGLKPIVVINKVDRRDARPDEVASLTFDLMVDLGADDDQLDFPIVHAIAREGRAWLEGEPPSADLAPLFQVIHDHVPLAKADENAPFRFQVANLDYSDYLGRLALGRVLDGTVSPGDTVVRVAPGKEPTKARITKVYTHLGLNRIETEVGMPGDIIVLSGLDDVTIGDTLCHPDHVAALPAVVVDEPTVSVTFSPNTSPFAGREGTYVTSRHLADRLERELLVNVALRVEPIGSERYRVSGRGELHLSILVENMRREGYEFGVSRPEVIMKDEGGRTLEPFELATCDIPNSAMGGVMESLTARRGVLVNMDPGETRSRLEFRIPSRSLFGYRNLFLSMTQGEGLLNHTFDGYEPFAGEVMTRNHGSLVSMEAGEAFAYSLYKLEDRGIFFIDPGTEVYVGMIVGANARMGDLDVNVCKNKKLTNVRASGSDDNLLLTPRKRLSLEEALEYLDDDELLEVTPKSLRLRKRILDPNMRKKRDHKALA from the coding sequence ATGAATCATAGGAACGTCGCCATCATCGCCCACGTCGACCACGGCAAGACCACGCTGGTGGACGGGCTCCTGCGTCAATCACACGTCTTCCGTGCCAACCAGCACTTAGAGGAGCGAGTGATGGACACGGGCGACATCGAACGTGAACGCGGCATCACCATCCTCGCCAAGAACACGGCCGTCGAGTGGCAGGGCGAGAAGATCAACATCGTCGACACGCCGGGCCACGCAGACTTCGGGGGCGAGGTCGAGCGCGCCCTGACCATGGTCGACAGCGTGCTGCTCCTGGTGGACGCGGCCGAGGGCCCCATGCCTCAAACGCGCTTCGTGCTGCGCAAGGCGCTGGCACGTGGCCTAAAGCCGATAGTGGTCATCAACAAGGTCGACCGGCGCGACGCCCGCCCCGACGAGGTCGCCTCGCTCACGTTCGACCTGATGGTCGACCTTGGCGCGGACGACGACCAGCTCGACTTCCCCATCGTTCACGCGATCGCCCGTGAGGGGCGCGCGTGGCTGGAGGGCGAGCCGCCCAGCGCCGACTTGGCGCCCCTCTTCCAGGTGATACACGACCACGTGCCACTCGCCAAGGCCGACGAGAACGCGCCGTTTCGCTTCCAGGTCGCCAACCTCGACTACTCCGACTACCTTGGACGCCTGGCCCTCGGCCGCGTGCTGGACGGCACGGTGAGCCCGGGCGACACGGTCGTGCGCGTGGCGCCGGGCAAGGAGCCGACCAAGGCGCGCATAACGAAGGTCTACACGCACTTGGGCCTCAACCGCATCGAAACCGAGGTCGGGATGCCGGGCGACATCATCGTGCTATCCGGGCTCGACGACGTGACGATCGGTGACACCCTGTGCCACCCCGACCACGTGGCGGCGCTGCCCGCGGTGGTGGTGGACGAGCCCACCGTCAGCGTGACGTTCAGCCCCAACACCTCCCCGTTCGCCGGGCGCGAGGGCACTTACGTCACGAGCCGCCACTTGGCGGACCGCTTGGAACGCGAGTTGCTGGTGAACGTCGCGTTGCGCGTGGAACCGATCGGCAGCGAGCGCTACCGGGTGAGCGGTCGCGGCGAGCTTCACCTCTCGATCCTCGTGGAGAACATGCGGCGCGAGGGGTACGAGTTCGGCGTATCGCGCCCGGAAGTGATCATGAAGGACGAAGGCGGCCGAACGCTGGAGCCGTTCGAACTCGCGACGTGCGACATCCCGAACAGCGCCATGGGCGGCGTCATGGAGTCCCTCACGGCGCGCCGCGGCGTGCTGGTGAACATGGACCCGGGCGAGACGCGCTCGCGGCTCGAGTTCCGCATCCCGAGCCGGAGCCTCTTCGGTTACCGCAACCTGTTCCTCTCCATGACCCAGGGCGAGGGCCTGCTCAACCACACCTTCGACGGTTACGAGCCGTTCGCGGGCGAGGTCATGACGCGCAACCACGGCTCGCTGGTGTCCATGGAGGCGGGCGAGGCTTTCGCCTATAGCCTCTACAAGTTGGAGGATCGCGGCATCTTCTTCATCGACCCCGGTACCGAGGTGTACGTGGGGATGATCGTGGGCGCCAACGCGCGCATGGGCGACCTGGACGTGAACGTCTGCAAGAACAAGAAGCTCACCAACGTGCGCGCCTCGGGCTCCGACGACAACCTGCTCCTCACGCCCCGCAAGCGCCTCAGCCTCGAAGAGGCGCTCGAGTACCTGGACGACGACGAGTTGCTCGAAGTGACGCCGAAGTCGTTGCGGCTACGCAAGCGCATCCTCGACCCGAACATGCGCAAGAAGCGCGACCACAAGGCCCTGGCCTGA
- a CDS encoding quinone-dependent dihydroorotate dehydrogenase, giving the protein MSLYQAARGVLFRMDPERAHDVVMGGLSLASRTFLGPRLLGAFAPPPDPRLAVDLFGLRFPNPLGLAAGLDKDGTAFPALAALGFGAVELGTVTATPQPGNDRPRLFRLLEDDALINRMGFNNEGAAAMAARLARLQRSTMPTAVLGVNVGKSRVVDLTAAAADYRLALTAVWNVADYLVLNVSSPNTPGLRALQHSAQLLGLLEVVAELRSRLGPKPVLLKVAPDLTDSELANLVDAASANGVSGLVATNTTVARAGLASPYQAEAGGLSGRPLAQRALGVLKSIRSRTDLPIVAVGGIFDADGALARLEAGADLLQLYTAFIYRGPGVVREILEGISAELDRRGLDSVRGLGRRA; this is encoded by the coding sequence ATGAGTCTCTACCAAGCAGCCAGAGGGGTCCTCTTCCGCATGGACCCGGAGCGGGCCCATGACGTAGTGATGGGTGGTCTCTCCCTCGCCAGCCGCACCTTCCTGGGGCCCAGGCTGTTGGGCGCGTTCGCCCCGCCGCCGGACCCTCGCCTCGCGGTCGACCTCTTCGGCCTGCGTTTTCCCAACCCCCTCGGCCTGGCTGCCGGCCTCGACAAGGACGGCACGGCCTTCCCTGCCCTGGCCGCCCTCGGGTTCGGCGCCGTGGAGCTCGGCACCGTCACCGCCACGCCCCAACCGGGCAACGACCGCCCGCGGCTGTTCAGGCTGCTAGAGGACGACGCGCTCATCAACCGCATGGGCTTCAACAACGAGGGTGCCGCCGCGATGGCCGCGCGGCTGGCGCGGCTGCAGCGCTCGACCATGCCTACCGCCGTGCTGGGCGTCAACGTCGGCAAGTCGCGCGTGGTCGACTTAACGGCCGCCGCGGCCGACTACCGCCTTGCCCTCACGGCCGTGTGGAACGTCGCCGATTACCTCGTCTTGAACGTGTCGTCGCCCAACACTCCGGGCCTGCGCGCCCTGCAGCACTCTGCGCAGCTGCTCGGCCTCCTCGAGGTGGTTGCCGAGCTGCGATCGCGTTTGGGCCCCAAGCCGGTCCTCCTCAAGGTCGCGCCCGACCTCACCGACTCCGAGCTGGCTAACCTGGTCGACGCCGCCTCGGCAAACGGGGTCTCGGGCCTGGTGGCCACGAACACGACGGTGGCGCGCGCCGGCCTTGCCTCTCCCTACCAGGCGGAGGCCGGCGGGTTGTCGGGCCGCCCGCTGGCGCAGCGCGCGTTGGGTGTCCTGAAGTCGATCCGGTCTCGCACCGACCTGCCGATCGTTGCCGTCGGCGGCATCTTCGACGCCGATGGCGCCCTCGCCCGGCTGGAGGCCGGCGCCGACCTGTTGCAGCTCTACACGGCCTTCATCTACCGGGGACCGGGGGTGGTGCGGGAGATCCTCGAGGGCATCTCGGCGGAGCTCGACAGGCGCGGCCTCGACAGCGTGCGGGGGCTCGGCCGTCGGGCCTAG
- a CDS encoding cob(I)yrinic acid a,c-diamide adenosyltransferase, with protein MKIYTRTGDDGSTALFGGSRVGKDDARVEAYGTVDEANAALGLGRAELARSGGAEDPRAKELDEDLAALQSLLFELGADLATPHGTKTREFIRPVDAADVEHAEALIDHYSEELPALTHFILPGGTAASAALQLARAVLRRAERHAVTLARTEEVGEHVLPLINRLSDLLFTLARVACLRHGEGEVLWEARKPERRRKPGH; from the coding sequence ATGAAGATCTACACGCGCACGGGTGATGACGGCAGCACCGCCCTGTTCGGCGGCTCGCGCGTCGGCAAGGACGACGCCAGGGTGGAGGCCTACGGCACCGTCGACGAGGCCAACGCCGCGCTGGGCCTGGGGCGCGCCGAGCTGGCGAGGTCGGGCGGCGCGGAGGATCCGCGGGCCAAGGAGTTGGACGAGGACCTGGCGGCGTTGCAGAGCCTGCTCTTCGAGTTGGGCGCGGACCTCGCCACCCCGCACGGCACCAAGACACGTGAGTTCATCAGACCAGTCGACGCCGCGGACGTGGAGCATGCCGAGGCGCTCATCGACCACTACTCCGAGGAGCTGCCGGCCCTTACCCACTTCATCCTGCCGGGCGGCACCGCCGCTTCGGCCGCGCTGCAACTCGCGCGCGCCGTCCTGCGGCGAGCCGAGAGGCACGCCGTGACCCTCGCGCGCACCGAGGAAGTGGGCGAGCACGTGCTGCCGCTCATCAACCGCCTTTCCGACCTGCTATTCACGCTGGCGCGCGTAGCGTGCCTGCGGCACGGCGAGGGCGAGGTCCTCTGGGAAGCGCGCAAACCCGAGAGGCGCAGGAAGCCCGGACACTAG
- a CDS encoding mechanosensitive ion channel family protein, whose translation METAVAAAGPERTWQVWLVAALVAAVVLAALLIARRVLNRRLGRAAADPSAPQTTKALHALASSTWGVFLILLGLYAGARVLQVSGATLAWADRAITLAVFAQAANWAIAILNRLVLVRRGVEPEAGGAGEPLSAAAFLARLVILAVFALLALDNLGVNVSTLIAGLGITSLAVALALQNILGDLFASLSIHFDKPFEVGDSIAVDDLRGTVEHVGMRTTRLRSLTGEQLVVGNRDLLSSRIRNYKRMRDRRAVLNFGIVAGVPADLVARVPEVVKETVTAQEHARFDRAHLVSAQGGTLTFESVYYMRDPDYGVFMDTQQAIYLLLYRRFAELGLDFAYPTQKVLVEPGKVSAAGAAWGEGGDPDASRSPGPTRR comes from the coding sequence ATGGAAACGGCGGTCGCCGCAGCAGGCCCAGAACGGACGTGGCAGGTCTGGTTAGTGGCCGCCTTGGTGGCCGCCGTGGTCCTGGCGGCGCTCCTGATAGCGAGGCGCGTGCTAAACCGCCGCCTCGGCCGGGCAGCGGCGGATCCCTCCGCACCCCAGACCACCAAGGCGCTGCACGCCCTGGCCTCCTCCACGTGGGGCGTGTTCCTGATCCTCTTGGGGCTCTACGCGGGCGCCCGCGTCCTGCAGGTGAGTGGCGCCACCCTGGCCTGGGCCGACAGGGCCATCACCCTGGCGGTGTTCGCTCAGGCCGCCAACTGGGCCATCGCCATCCTCAACCGGTTGGTTCTCGTCCGTCGCGGCGTGGAACCCGAAGCCGGCGGCGCCGGGGAGCCCCTCTCGGCGGCGGCGTTCCTCGCGCGCCTCGTGATCTTGGCGGTGTTCGCACTCCTGGCGCTGGACAACCTAGGGGTGAACGTTTCCACGCTGATCGCCGGCCTCGGGATCACGTCCCTGGCGGTCGCGCTGGCGCTGCAGAACATCCTGGGCGACCTGTTCGCGTCGCTCTCCATCCACTTCGACAAGCCGTTCGAGGTGGGCGACTCGATCGCGGTGGACGACCTGCGAGGCACGGTGGAGCACGTGGGCATGCGGACCACCCGGTTGCGCAGCCTGACCGGCGAGCAACTGGTGGTGGGAAACCGCGACCTTCTCTCCAGCCGCATCCGCAACTACAAGCGCATGCGCGACCGCCGCGCCGTGCTGAACTTCGGCATCGTCGCCGGCGTGCCGGCCGACCTGGTCGCGCGCGTTCCCGAGGTGGTGAAGGAGACGGTCACCGCGCAGGAGCACGCCCGCTTCGACCGCGCCCACCTCGTCTCCGCACAGGGCGGAACGCTCACGTTCGAGTCGGTCTATTACATGCGCGACCCCGACTACGGCGTGTTCATGGACACGCAACAGGCGATCTACCTGCTGCTCTACCGGCGCTTCGCGGAGTTGGGCCTCGACTTCGCGTACCCGACGCAGAAGGTGCTGGTCGAACCGGGCAAGGTCTCGGCCGCGGGTGCAGCGTGGGGAGAGGGCGGCGACCCCGATGCCAGTCGGAGCCCCGGTCCTACTCGGCGCTGA
- the ispG gene encoding flavodoxin-dependent (E)-4-hydroxy-3-methylbut-2-enyl-diphosphate synthase, giving the protein MELSLRRSTPTTWVGAVPIGSGHPVVVQSMTNTDTAAAAETAAQVAALWRAGSEIVRVTVNDARAAAAVPEIRARLDDMGVTAPLVGDFHYNGHKLLTAYPAMAATLDKYRINPGNVGPGRRHDENFLTIIDVAKDNGKPVRIGVNWGSLDQALLTSMMDENGQRPEPLPAQEVLIEALIASALNSAEAAEGHGLPHDRIVISAKVSTVRDLWEVYRRLARRCDYPLHLGLTEAGMGVKGAVASTAALAPLLAEGIGDTIRVSLTPDPGAPREREVEIAQEVLQALDMRHFAPSVTACPGCGRTTSTLFQEMARDIQAHLKAAMPAWKDRYPGVEALRVAVMGCVVNGPGESKHADIGISLPGTGEAPKAPVYQDGKLLTTLQGPDIAGDFNRLLDDYVERRFGVVSAE; this is encoded by the coding sequence ATGGAACTCTCCCTCAGACGTTCGACCCCCACCACCTGGGTCGGGGCGGTGCCCATCGGCAGCGGCCACCCGGTCGTGGTGCAGTCGATGACTAACACGGACACCGCGGCGGCGGCGGAGACTGCGGCCCAGGTGGCCGCTCTGTGGCGGGCCGGCAGCGAGATCGTCCGGGTGACTGTGAACGACGCCCGCGCGGCCGCCGCCGTACCGGAGATCCGCGCGCGGCTAGACGACATGGGCGTGACGGCGCCGCTGGTGGGCGACTTCCACTACAACGGGCACAAGCTCCTCACCGCCTACCCGGCCATGGCTGCCACGCTCGACAAGTACCGCATCAACCCCGGCAACGTGGGGCCGGGGAGGCGCCACGACGAGAACTTCCTGACCATCATCGACGTGGCCAAGGACAACGGCAAGCCTGTGCGCATCGGCGTCAACTGGGGATCGCTCGACCAGGCGCTCCTCACGAGCATGATGGACGAGAACGGCCAGCGGCCAGAGCCGTTGCCGGCGCAAGAGGTCCTCATCGAGGCCCTCATCGCGTCGGCGCTCAACTCGGCCGAGGCAGCCGAGGGCCACGGCCTGCCCCACGACCGCATAGTGATCAGCGCCAAGGTCAGCACCGTTCGCGACCTGTGGGAGGTCTACCGGCGGCTGGCTCGGCGCTGCGACTACCCCCTTCACCTCGGGCTCACCGAGGCGGGCATGGGCGTCAAGGGCGCCGTGGCCAGCACGGCCGCCCTGGCCCCGCTCCTCGCCGAGGGCATCGGCGACACCATCCGCGTTTCGCTCACGCCCGACCCGGGGGCGCCGCGCGAGCGCGAGGTCGAGATCGCCCAGGAGGTCCTGCAGGCGCTCGACATGCGCCACTTCGCGCCGAGCGTCACCGCTTGTCCGGGCTGCGGCCGCACCACGAGCACGCTGTTCCAGGAGATGGCGCGCGATATCCAGGCGCACCTCAAGGCGGCCATGCCGGCTTGGAAGGACCGCTATCCCGGAGTGGAGGCGCTGCGCGTGGCCGTCATGGGCTGCGTGGTGAACGGCCCCGGCGAGTCGAAGCACGCCGACATCGGGATCAGCCTGCCGGGGACGGGTGAGGCGCCGAAGGCGCCCGTCTACCAGGACGGTAAGCTCCTGACGACGCTACAAGGCCCCGACATCGCCGGCGACTTCAACCGCCTGCTGGACGACTACGTGGAACGGCGCTTCGGCGTCGTCAGCGCCGAGTAG
- a CDS encoding inositol monophosphatase family protein — translation MPTLPIDDFLKTCVQAAYDAGRLTLGYFGTNPPVEFKADDTPVTKADRAAEELIRARLEAAYPDHGIVGEETGTSGEGASLRWFVDPIDGTKSFMRGVPLYAVLLGLEAEGEVVVGAAYFPALDEMLYAAKGRGAFLNGRQVRVRDTATLARSFVAFTDAGSFAAQGRGAAWERVQAATYHRVGWSDAYGHALVASGRLELMLDPIMNAYDAGPFGVILPEAGGYFGDWSGNAGIHGGEGLSTSTALLPEVLSVLRG, via the coding sequence ATGCCCACGCTTCCCATCGATGACTTCCTGAAGACTTGCGTCCAGGCCGCCTACGACGCCGGCCGCCTGACGCTCGGCTACTTCGGCACCAACCCACCGGTGGAGTTCAAGGCCGACGACACCCCCGTCACGAAGGCCGACAGGGCGGCCGAGGAGCTCATAAGGGCGCGCCTCGAGGCCGCCTACCCCGACCACGGGATCGTCGGCGAGGAGACCGGCACGAGCGGCGAGGGCGCCTCACTACGCTGGTTCGTCGACCCCATCGACGGCACCAAGAGCTTCATGCGCGGCGTGCCGCTATACGCGGTGCTGCTGGGGTTGGAGGCCGAGGGCGAAGTGGTGGTGGGCGCCGCCTACTTCCCGGCGCTAGACGAGATGCTGTACGCCGCCAAGGGACGCGGCGCGTTCCTCAACGGGCGGCAGGTGAGGGTGCGCGACACGGCCACGTTGGCGCGCTCCTTCGTGGCGTTCACCGACGCGGGCTCCTTCGCGGCGCAGGGGCGAGGAGCGGCGTGGGAGCGCGTGCAGGCGGCCACCTACCACCGAGTGGGCTGGTCGGACGCCTACGGCCATGCGCTGGTGGCGTCCGGCAGGCTGGAACTGATGCTCGACCCGATCATGAACGCCTACGACGCGGGTCCGTTCGGCGTCATCCTGCCCGAGGCCGGTGGCTACTTCGGCGACTGGAGCGGCAACGCGGGCATCCACGGCGGCGAGGGACTCAGCACGTCGACAGCGCTCCTGCCCGAGGTGCTGAGCGTGCTGCGGGGCTGA
- a CDS encoding deoxyguanosinetriphosphate triphosphohydrolase: MAWYDTAIMLMTREQLERNERLTLAPYASLAAESRGRIHPEGESAYRTAFQKDRDRVVHTSAFRRLEYKTQVFVNYEGDYYRTRLTHTLEVAQVATSIARALGLNEDLSETIALAHDLGHPPFGHAGETALNSLAANVGGFDHNRQSFRIVTKLERRYPGFPGLNLTWETLEGIMKHETDYDVPDPSWEPDVQPSLEAQVVNVADEVAYNAHDLDDGLRSGHLDVVDVAQVPILGELFGRLGLNPERFDSSQRYVLIRELLGDVITDVVHATHARLTEQCVDSLAAVREAPAKLLAPSEGMTKQLAELKDYLYTNFYFHHRLIRMTRKAHLVLERIYHAYLEAPDMLPPDVSKQVRDLGLERAVTDYLAGMTDRYANEEYRRLFDPLALT, from the coding sequence ATGGCTTGGTACGATACCGCCATCATGTTGATGACGCGTGAGCAGCTCGAGCGTAACGAACGCCTGACGTTGGCGCCGTATGCCTCCCTCGCCGCGGAGTCGCGGGGCCGCATCCACCCCGAGGGCGAGAGCGCGTACCGCACCGCTTTCCAGAAGGACCGCGACCGGGTGGTCCACACGAGCGCCTTCCGCCGCCTCGAGTACAAGACGCAGGTGTTCGTCAACTACGAGGGCGACTACTACCGCACGCGCCTCACGCACACCCTGGAGGTGGCTCAGGTCGCCACCAGCATCGCGCGCGCGCTCGGCCTCAACGAGGACCTGAGCGAGACCATCGCCCTGGCGCACGACCTCGGCCATCCGCCTTTCGGCCACGCGGGCGAGACGGCGCTCAACTCCCTCGCCGCCAACGTGGGCGGCTTCGACCACAACCGGCAGAGTTTCCGCATAGTCACCAAGCTCGAGCGGCGCTATCCGGGCTTCCCCGGCCTCAACCTCACCTGGGAGACGCTCGAGGGGATCATGAAGCACGAGACCGACTACGACGTTCCCGACCCCAGCTGGGAGCCGGACGTCCAGCCGTCGCTGGAGGCGCAAGTGGTGAACGTGGCCGACGAGGTCGCCTACAACGCCCACGACCTCGACGACGGCCTCAGGTCCGGCCACCTCGACGTCGTGGACGTGGCCCAGGTGCCGATCCTGGGCGAGCTGTTCGGCCGGCTCGGCCTTAACCCCGAGCGCTTCGACTCCTCGCAGCGTTACGTGCTCATCCGCGAGCTGCTCGGCGACGTCATCACCGACGTGGTGCACGCCACCCATGCGCGCCTCACCGAGCAGTGCGTGGACAGCCTGGCGGCCGTGCGAGAGGCGCCCGCCAAACTGCTCGCGCCCTCCGAGGGCATGACCAAGCAGCTGGCCGAGTTGAAGGACTACCTCTACACCAACTTCTACTTCCACCACCGGCTCATCCGCATGACGCGCAAGGCTCACCTGGTCCTGGAGCGCATCTACCACGCCTACCTCGAGGCACCCGACATGCTGCCGCCCGACGTGTCGAAGCAGGTCAGGGACCTGGGGCTGGAACGCGCCGTCACCGACTACTTGGCCGGCATGACCGACCGCTACGCCAACGAGGAGTACCGCCGGCTGTTCGACCCGCTGGCGCTTACCTGA
- a CDS encoding protease complex subunit PrcB family protein, which produces MPRIWLLVALVALVLGGCAPTSVIKMHDLYLYGYQNARYTHFYGEPGQLLYSGRTLTLTEPDPGSRKLQVPFAVRGALFVDGNPFLRESLTPLGVAPVTVSRIALTTDLQVTLGADVQEVVYYDGQSFLRLMLEGEAGTVQRVVPRPRLNGLRGLGELSSAEADALADALQALGKPLAIALLPKAGLPPHPVDGVAEQRRTGVYVQQGIGVDESAYRAAPEELVWDVVAQGSQAVGFPSASYQLVSNQDQLISLWQRAYGSQLTVPPVPSLDYRRETVVALFLGTKPSGGYGLEVRSVREEEGDLYVDLTLTEPAAGSITTQALTSPWLIIRVQRGGYAAAWLRDAKSGALIGVARISP; this is translated from the coding sequence ATGCCACGAATCTGGCTGTTGGTCGCGTTGGTCGCACTCGTTCTGGGGGGCTGCGCGCCGACTTCGGTGATCAAGATGCACGACCTTTACCTCTACGGCTACCAGAACGCGCGCTACACGCACTTCTACGGGGAGCCGGGGCAGCTCCTCTACTCAGGGCGCACGCTCACCCTCACGGAGCCCGACCCGGGCTCTCGCAAGCTGCAAGTGCCCTTCGCCGTGCGTGGCGCTCTTTTCGTGGACGGCAACCCGTTCCTGCGGGAGAGCCTGACGCCGCTGGGCGTCGCCCCGGTCACGGTCAGCCGCATCGCGCTCACCACCGACTTGCAGGTGACGCTCGGTGCCGACGTGCAAGAGGTCGTCTACTACGACGGCCAGTCGTTCCTTCGCCTCATGCTGGAGGGTGAGGCGGGGACAGTCCAGCGTGTCGTCCCGCGGCCGCGCCTCAACGGTTTGCGCGGGCTGGGCGAGCTGAGCAGCGCGGAAGCCGACGCCCTCGCCGACGCGCTGCAGGCGCTTGGAAAGCCCTTGGCCATCGCGCTCTTGCCCAAGGCAGGCCTGCCGCCGCACCCCGTCGACGGCGTCGCGGAGCAACGCCGCACGGGCGTTTACGTGCAACAGGGCATCGGGGTCGACGAGTCCGCCTACCGGGCCGCACCGGAGGAACTGGTGTGGGACGTGGTGGCGCAGGGCAGCCAGGCCGTCGGCTTCCCCTCGGCCTCGTACCAACTCGTGTCCAACCAGGATCAACTCATCTCGCTCTGGCAGCGCGCCTACGGCAGCCAACTCACGGTGCCGCCGGTGCCGAGCCTCGACTACCGCCGCGAGACGGTGGTGGCGCTCTTCCTGGGCACCAAGCCGTCGGGCGGCTACGGCCTCGAGGTGCGGTCCGTGCGCGAGGAGGAGGGCGACCTGTACGTCGACCTGACGCTCACCGAACCCGCGGCCGGCTCCATCACCACCCAGGCCCTCACCAGTCCGTGGCTCATCATCCGCGTGCAGCGTGGCGGTTACGCGGCGGCGTGGCTCAGAGACGCCAAGAGCGGCGCCCTGATCGGCGTGGCGCGCATCTCCCCCTGA
- a CDS encoding glycosyltransferase, with product MTDQARVLLLSASIGGGHVVTGRALEAAFLAQGATAAHVDLLEHTAVPFRRLYRQAYFDLVRTMPDLVEWVGRRFDRRPSEYKTVQERLRARVTRTLSYEVPRIIERYRPDVVVHTHFLGAEIMSGRMRRHRPLPQAVVITDFFSHAFWLQPGVARYFVASDDVRAQLLAAGVDEHRVRVTGIPIDAGFSQLPSREAARSSLGTHPDRDVLLLLASGLGAATLKRILEQLTSFRWPLHVMVVCGRSQQLGAVAQSFVERVEAPVTLSVSGFVSDMPLRMAAATLLVSKPGGLTSSEALAAGLPLMLVSPYPLQEEANANVLLEHGTAVRVEPISTFSHKLRKLLESPERLLQMRANCAELARPDAASNVAATVLDELVPRGRTGRPR from the coding sequence GTGACCGATCAGGCCCGCGTGCTGCTTCTGTCGGCTTCGATCGGTGGCGGCCACGTCGTCACCGGTCGGGCGTTGGAGGCCGCGTTCCTGGCTCAGGGCGCCACCGCCGCGCACGTCGACCTGCTGGAGCACACGGCGGTTCCTTTCAGACGCCTGTACCGCCAGGCGTACTTCGACCTGGTGCGGACCATGCCCGACTTGGTGGAATGGGTGGGGCGCCGCTTCGACCGCAGGCCCAGCGAGTACAAGACCGTACAGGAGCGCTTGCGCGCGCGCGTCACTCGCACGCTCTCCTACGAGGTGCCGCGCATCATCGAGCGCTACCGCCCGGACGTCGTGGTTCACACGCACTTCCTTGGTGCCGAGATCATGTCTGGGCGCATGCGGCGCCACCGTCCGCTGCCCCAGGCCGTGGTCATCACGGACTTCTTCTCCCACGCGTTCTGGCTGCAACCGGGGGTCGCTCGCTACTTCGTGGCCAGCGACGACGTGAGGGCGCAGTTGCTGGCCGCCGGCGTCGACGAGCACCGCGTCCGGGTCACGGGCATCCCGATCGACGCGGGCTTCTCGCAGTTGCCGTCTCGCGAGGCGGCGCGCAGCTCCCTTGGCACACACCCCGACAGGGACGTGCTCCTGTTACTCGCGAGCGGCCTCGGCGCGGCGACTCTCAAGCGGATCCTCGAGCAACTGACGAGCTTCCGCTGGCCCCTTCACGTCATGGTCGTCTGCGGGCGCAGCCAACAACTGGGGGCCGTGGCGCAGTCGTTCGTGGAGCGCGTGGAGGCGCCCGTGACACTCTCGGTCAGCGGGTTCGTGAGCGACATGCCCTTGCGGATGGCCGCCGCCACCTTACTGGTGAGCAAGCCCGGCGGGTTGACGAGCAGCGAGGCGCTCGCCGCCGGCCTGCCCCTGATGCTGGTGAGCCCCTATCCCCTACAGGAAGAGGCCAACGCGAACGTGCTCCTCGAACACGGCACGGCCGTGCGTGTGGAGCCCATCTCCACCTTCAGCCACAAGCTGCGGAAGCTGCTGGAGTCGCCGGAACGCCTGCTGCAGATGCGGGCCAACTGCGCCGAGCTCGCTAGGCCGGACGCCGCCTCGAACGTGGCCGCAACCGTCCTCGACGAACTGGTGCCGCGCGGCCGTACCGGGCGCCCACGGTGA